Proteins co-encoded in one Polynucleobacter sp. MG-6-Vaara-E2 genomic window:
- the acpS gene encoding holo-ACP synthase, which yields MIIGIGTDILQIERLQAAYDRTNGRLAERVLGPDEMLVFRHRLARNHKRGIAFLATRFAAKEAFSKAIGLGMRMPMTWRSLQTLNEPSGKPITTYLGALAQFMQEKNWEAHVTVSDEQDMAIAHVIVTQK from the coding sequence ATGATCATTGGTATCGGCACAGATATTCTTCAGATTGAGCGCTTACAAGCAGCCTACGATCGCACTAATGGACGTTTAGCCGAAAGAGTTTTAGGTCCAGATGAGATGTTGGTCTTTCGACATCGCTTGGCCAGAAATCACAAGCGTGGCATTGCATTCTTAGCGACACGCTTTGCTGCAAAAGAAGCCTTCTCAAAAGCAATCGGTTTGGGAATGAGAATGCCCATGACTTGGCGCTCATTACAAACCCTAAATGAGCCCAGCGGTAAGCCTATTACGACTTATCTCGGAGCCTTAGCTCAGTTCATGCAGGAGAAAAATTGGGAAGCTCACGTCACTGTGAGCGATGAACAAGATATGGCAATTGCGCATGTAATTGTTACCCAGAAATAA
- the lepA gene encoding translation elongation factor 4, whose translation MDLIRNFSIIAHIDHGKSTLADRIIQLCGGLSDREMEAQVLDSMDIERERGITIKAQTAALNYKAKDGKIYNINLIDTPGHVDFSYEVSRSLSACEGALLVVDASQGVEAQTVANCYMALELGVEVVPVLNKIDLPQADPDRAKKEIEDVIGIDASEAVTCSAKTGMGVADVIEEMIAKVPPPKGNAADPLQALIIDSWFDNYVGVVMLIRVVNGTLKPKEKITLMANGSSHLVEHVGVFSPKSVDRPELSAGQVGFVIAGIKELKAAKVGDTVTHSPGQQGRVPAAEPLPGFKEVKPQVFAGLYPVEASEYDQLRESLEKLKLNDASLLYEPEVSQALGFGFRCGFLGLLHMEIVQERLERQYGMNLITTAPTVVYQVQQSDGTVIMVDNPSKMPETSKVDTIMEPIVTVNLYMPQEYVGSVITLCVGKRGIQTGMNYLGRQVQLTYELPMAEIVLDFFDRLKSISRGYASMDYEFKEYRPADVVKVDILINGDRVDALSVIVHRSNSQHRGREVVSKMRGIIPRQMFDVAIQAAIGSNIVARENVKALRKNVLAKCYGGDISRKRKLLEKQKEGKKRMKQVGNVEIPQEAFLAILQVED comes from the coding sequence ATGGATTTAATCCGCAATTTTTCTATCATCGCCCATATTGATCACGGCAAATCTACGCTTGCGGATCGCATTATTCAACTTTGCGGCGGTCTCTCTGATCGCGAAATGGAAGCTCAGGTTCTCGATTCAATGGATATTGAGCGTGAGCGCGGCATCACCATTAAGGCTCAAACTGCAGCATTAAATTACAAAGCCAAAGATGGCAAGATCTACAACATTAACCTCATTGACACCCCAGGACACGTTGACTTCTCCTATGAGGTAAGTCGTTCTTTGTCTGCTTGTGAGGGTGCGTTATTGGTGGTGGATGCTAGTCAAGGTGTTGAGGCTCAAACAGTTGCTAACTGTTACATGGCTCTTGAGTTGGGTGTTGAGGTGGTACCGGTGCTCAATAAGATTGATTTGCCGCAAGCCGATCCTGATCGCGCTAAAAAAGAAATCGAAGACGTGATTGGCATTGATGCTTCAGAGGCAGTTACTTGCTCAGCTAAAACAGGCATGGGCGTTGCGGATGTGATTGAAGAGATGATCGCAAAGGTCCCGCCACCAAAAGGCAATGCGGCCGATCCATTGCAGGCATTGATCATTGATTCTTGGTTTGATAACTACGTTGGCGTTGTGATGTTGATACGCGTTGTCAATGGAACCTTAAAGCCAAAAGAAAAAATTACTTTGATGGCTAATGGTTCAAGCCATTTAGTCGAGCATGTCGGCGTGTTTAGTCCGAAGTCTGTTGATCGCCCAGAGTTATCTGCAGGTCAAGTGGGCTTTGTGATTGCGGGCATTAAAGAATTGAAAGCCGCTAAAGTCGGCGACACCGTGACGCATTCTCCTGGACAGCAAGGTCGAGTTCCTGCAGCTGAGCCATTGCCTGGATTTAAAGAAGTGAAACCTCAAGTGTTCGCTGGCCTGTATCCAGTTGAGGCAAGTGAATATGATCAATTGCGTGAATCGCTTGAAAAGCTCAAGCTAAACGATGCCTCTCTCTTATATGAGCCCGAAGTATCACAGGCTTTAGGTTTTGGATTTCGTTGCGGCTTCTTGGGTTTACTCCACATGGAGATCGTGCAAGAGCGCTTAGAGCGCCAGTACGGTATGAACCTGATTACGACTGCGCCAACGGTGGTATATCAAGTGCAACAATCCGATGGCACGGTCATCATGGTGGATAACCCATCCAAGATGCCAGAGACCAGTAAGGTCGACACCATCATGGAGCCAATTGTTACCGTCAATCTCTACATGCCACAAGAGTATGTGGGATCAGTGATTACCTTGTGCGTCGGTAAGCGCGGTATTCAGACGGGTATGAACTATTTAGGTCGTCAAGTGCAACTCACCTATGAACTACCTATGGCAGAAATCGTTTTGGACTTCTTTGATCGTCTCAAATCGATCTCCCGTGGTTATGCCTCCATGGATTATGAATTTAAGGAATATCGTCCAGCAGATGTAGTGAAGGTCGATATTTTGATTAATGGCGATCGGGTTGACGCTCTCTCTGTAATCGTACACAGAAGTAATAGTCAGCACCGCGGCCGTGAAGTGGTTTCTAAGATGCGCGGCATTATTCCGCGTCAAATGTTTGATGTCGCGATTCAGGCGGCGATTGGAAGCAATATCGTTGCTCGTGAAAACGTCAAGGCTTTGCGTAAAAACGTTTTGGCCAAGTGTTACGGTGGCGACATCTCCCGTAAGCGTAAGTTATTAGAGAAGCAAAAAGAAGGTAAGAAGCGTATGAAGCAAGTGGGTAACGTCGAGATTCCACAAGAGGCCTTCTTGGCTATTTTGCAGGTAGAAGATTAA
- the earP gene encoding elongation factor P maturation arginine rhamnosyltransferase EarP, translating into MRWDIFCQIVDNYGDAGVCWRLARSLSSLHGQEVRIFCDDLPTLNLLASGVDPTIKDKIDIQPWEASYSNARHPVQTPDVVVEAFGCELPERYLAGLFIVPIKPLIINLEYLSAEPWIMDFHAKASPQSHGISKYFFFPGFQREVGGILVDPVPSEGAVVEQKIPHDLKTIWTQSRSGAKLISVFCYPGAPLRKWLEDLGALGEDVDILLTHGHAELLNLYGEQPIQLPSNLQLLSLPFVSQDDYDWVLSQCDFNIVRGEDSFVRAQLAGKPFIWHIYPQEDRAHEVKLAAFLDLYLEEANQELRLATIAAMTWAMPKQWFHSLGLWNAHARAWRTQLLKNQEDGGLAARLLRFVA; encoded by the coding sequence ATGCGTTGGGATATTTTCTGCCAAATCGTAGACAACTATGGTGATGCCGGTGTTTGCTGGCGTCTAGCCCGAAGCTTATCAAGCCTTCATGGCCAAGAGGTACGCATTTTTTGCGACGATCTACCAACCCTCAATTTACTCGCTTCTGGCGTAGACCCCACAATTAAAGACAAAATTGATATTCAGCCTTGGGAAGCTAGCTATAGCAATGCCCGGCATCCTGTGCAAACTCCAGACGTGGTGGTCGAGGCTTTTGGATGCGAACTTCCCGAGCGCTATCTGGCAGGACTATTTATTGTCCCCATTAAACCCCTCATCATTAACCTAGAGTACCTCAGCGCAGAACCTTGGATTATGGACTTTCATGCAAAGGCATCGCCACAATCTCACGGCATTTCGAAGTATTTCTTCTTCCCCGGATTTCAGCGTGAGGTTGGCGGCATCTTAGTTGACCCAGTGCCATCAGAAGGCGCGGTGGTGGAACAGAAAATTCCTCATGACCTAAAAACAATTTGGACTCAATCGCGCAGTGGTGCAAAACTTATTAGTGTGTTTTGCTACCCAGGCGCACCTCTACGGAAATGGTTAGAAGATTTGGGCGCACTTGGTGAAGATGTTGATATTTTGCTAACCCATGGGCATGCCGAACTTCTCAATTTGTATGGAGAGCAACCCATACAACTGCCAAGTAATTTGCAATTACTATCTCTCCCCTTTGTTTCACAAGATGATTACGATTGGGTTTTATCGCAATGCGATTTCAATATCGTACGAGGTGAGGATTCATTCGTACGCGCACAACTAGCTGGCAAGCCATTTATTTGGCATATTTATCCGCAAGAAGATCGGGCTCACGAAGTGAAATTAGCCGCCTTTCTAGACCTCTACCTCGAAGAGGCCAATCAAGAATTAAGACTGGCAACCATCGCGGCAATGACTTGGGCTATGCCTAAGCAATGGTTCCATTCTCTCGGGCTTTGGAATGCCCATGCAAGGGCTTGGCGTACCCAATTACTCAAAAATCAAGAGGATGGTGGCTTGGCAGCCCGTCTATTGAGGTTTGTAGCCTAA
- the efp gene encoding elongation factor P, whose translation MKTAQELRVGNVVMIGTDAQVVLKAEYSRSGRNSSVVKMKFKNLLTGAPNEGVYKADDKFDVVILEKKDCTYSYFADPMYVFMDGDYNQYEVEAEFMGDALNYLEESMPCEVVFYEGKALSVAMPNSLVREIVYTEPAVKGDTSSGKVLKTAKLATGYELQVPLFCNTGDKIEIDTRTGEYRSRAN comes from the coding sequence ATGAAAACAGCACAAGAACTCCGCGTTGGTAACGTAGTCATGATTGGTACTGATGCTCAGGTCGTTTTAAAGGCCGAATATAGCCGCTCAGGTCGTAACTCCTCAGTTGTAAAAATGAAATTTAAGAACTTGTTAACTGGCGCGCCAAACGAAGGTGTTTACAAAGCGGATGACAAGTTTGATGTTGTGATTCTCGAAAAGAAAGATTGCACTTACTCTTATTTCGCAGATCCAATGTATGTGTTCATGGATGGCGATTACAACCAGTACGAAGTTGAAGCTGAGTTTATGGGTGATGCGTTGAACTACCTCGAAGAAAGCATGCCTTGTGAAGTTGTGTTCTACGAAGGTAAAGCACTATCAGTGGCAATGCCGAACTCACTCGTACGTGAAATCGTTTACACCGAGCCAGCGGTTAAGGGTGACACCAGCTCAGGCAAGGTATTGAAGACTGCAAAATTGGCTACTGGCTATGAATTACAAGTGCCCCTGTTCTGCAACACGGGCGATAAGATTGAGATCGATACTCGCACTGGTGAATATCGTAGCCGCGCTAACTGA
- the recO gene encoding DNA repair protein RecO, with protein MASIRVADEPAFVLHSIPYKETSLILDVFTRQYGRMALIAKGAKRPHSVLRPVLQRFQPLLVSWSGKSELRTLTKSEWVGGMPSLVGDALLCGFYLNELLVKFLAREDEYEKLYDRYAETINALSNLEFESKGLEEILRPFELSLLQETGYAAALDRCVETNDLPDAQTQYVYQPERGVRPAQGDDPGHWPILKGQSLLAIAAGDFSDPETLSESKQLMRFLLGLHLQDQVLTTRQILIDLKKI; from the coding sequence ATGGCCTCGATTCGTGTTGCTGACGAGCCTGCTTTTGTATTGCACAGCATTCCCTATAAAGAGACCAGCTTAATTCTGGATGTCTTCACAAGGCAGTATGGACGCATGGCCCTCATTGCTAAGGGTGCAAAACGCCCCCATTCAGTATTGCGTCCTGTATTACAACGTTTCCAACCACTCTTAGTTTCTTGGAGTGGCAAGTCTGAGTTACGTACTTTAACTAAGTCAGAGTGGGTTGGTGGAATGCCATCCTTAGTGGGTGATGCGCTTCTTTGCGGTTTCTATCTCAATGAATTGCTAGTCAAGTTTCTCGCGCGTGAAGATGAATATGAAAAACTCTATGATCGCTACGCAGAAACCATCAATGCCTTATCAAATCTCGAATTTGAATCTAAGGGCCTAGAAGAAATCCTGCGTCCTTTTGAGTTGTCGCTACTGCAAGAGACTGGTTATGCAGCGGCTTTAGATCGCTGTGTAGAAACCAATGATTTGCCTGATGCGCAGACTCAGTATGTATATCAGCCAGAACGAGGCGTGCGCCCAGCCCAAGGGGACGACCCCGGACATTGGCCTATCCTTAAGGGTCAATCATTACTAGCGATTGCGGCAGGCGATTTTTCCGATCCAGAGACGCTTTCTGAAAGTAAGCAGCTAATGCGCTTTCTCTTAGGTCTGCATCTGCAGGATCAGGTATTGACGACCCGTCAAATTTTGATTGATTTGAAGAAAATCTAG
- the nagZ gene encoding beta-N-acetylhexosaminidase, giving the protein MSKATMNPGPITLDVVGQVLNAEDRRRILHPLTGGVILFGRNFSNRKQLTKLTADIKKLRPDVLISIDHEGGRVQRAKTDGFTHLPAMRKLGELWSAKSKSTHAAESAALAMAAATACGYILATELRACGVDFSFTPVLDLDFGRSGVIGDRSFSRDPQIVFALAKSLNEGLRLGGMANCGKHFPGHGWAEADSHVAIPVDERSLAEILNDDTKPYEWLDLSLASVMPAHVIYPKVDKNPAGFSKIWLHSILRQELGFEGVIFSDDLSMEGASVAGSVVKGAEMALDAGCDAVLICNRPDLADQLLSNLRVSKAKQAESAARLIRLMPSTTPLTWEALQKEAEYQHTKGILKQFKLIA; this is encoded by the coding sequence ATGAGTAAAGCGACAATGAATCCCGGCCCTATTACTTTAGACGTAGTAGGACAAGTATTAAATGCCGAGGATCGTCGTCGTATCTTGCATCCTCTAACTGGCGGCGTCATCTTATTTGGCAGAAATTTTTCCAATCGCAAGCAGTTAACTAAACTCACCGCAGATATTAAGAAGCTTCGTCCGGATGTCCTGATTTCGATTGACCATGAAGGTGGTCGAGTACAGCGTGCCAAGACCGATGGTTTTACCCATCTTCCGGCAATGCGTAAGTTAGGCGAGCTTTGGAGTGCAAAAAGTAAATCGACTCATGCCGCTGAATCTGCTGCGCTAGCAATGGCTGCGGCAACTGCATGTGGCTATATATTAGCTACTGAACTGCGTGCTTGTGGTGTGGACTTTAGTTTCACGCCAGTGCTGGATTTAGATTTTGGCCGCAGTGGCGTTATTGGTGACCGCTCTTTTAGTCGTGACCCACAAATTGTGTTCGCATTGGCCAAGAGTTTGAATGAAGGTCTGCGCCTTGGCGGTATGGCAAACTGCGGCAAACATTTTCCTGGTCATGGCTGGGCAGAAGCAGATTCTCATGTCGCTATTCCAGTGGATGAGCGTTCATTGGCTGAAATTCTCAATGATGATACCAAGCCCTATGAGTGGCTGGATCTTAGTTTGGCATCGGTAATGCCGGCTCATGTGATTTATCCCAAAGTGGATAAGAACCCGGCAGGCTTTTCTAAGATTTGGTTGCATTCCATACTTCGTCAAGAGCTCGGTTTTGAAGGTGTAATCTTCAGTGATGACCTCTCCATGGAAGGGGCGAGTGTTGCTGGCTCAGTAGTGAAGGGCGCTGAAATGGCCCTCGATGCAGGCTGTGATGCAGTATTGATTTGTAATCGCCCTGATTTAGCTGATCAGTTATTGAGTAACTTGAGGGTATCTAAGGCCAAACAAGCTGAGTCTGCTGCGCGCTTAATTCGCTTAATGCCAAGCACTACACCATTGACATGGGAGGCACTTCAAAAAGAAGCCGAGTACCAGCATACTAAAGGCATACTCAAGCAGTTCAAATTGATTGCTTAA
- a CDS encoding DegQ family serine endoprotease: MKKHFIALLAILSLGQMSFVAPAIAQNPRVTIPDFADLVERASPAVVNIRTTEKIMVQQNQGGIPGMPEDQAEFFRRFFGVPIPGIPNGPKQAQPNPGKPQEADRGVGSGFIIESNGLILTNAHVVEGATTIYVTLTDKREFKAKLLGMDKRTDVAVVKIEARDLPKMPLGDSSKVRVGEWVLAIGSPFGLENTVTAGIVSAKSRDTGDYLPFIQTDVAVNPGNSGGPLLNTAGQVIGINSQIFSRSGGYMGISFAIPIDEAMRVADQLRTNGKMTRGRIGVALGEMTKEVAESLGLGKPRGAYVRNVEPGGPAASGGIEAGDVILSFNGREIAKSTDLPRVVGDTKPGTSVPVQVWRKGATRELNVTVTDTESAQAAKKSDAPAVNGNSANTLGVTVTDLSDAKKKDLNIKGGVEVTGLGDGPLGKAGVRPGDVIIRIADADVLGVKQFEALVKGLDANKAVPVFIRRADSTLVIPVRPK, encoded by the coding sequence ATGAAAAAGCACTTTATTGCGCTCTTGGCTATTTTGAGTTTGGGGCAGATGTCGTTTGTTGCACCTGCAATCGCTCAAAATCCGCGAGTCACTATTCCGGATTTTGCCGACTTGGTTGAGCGCGCAAGTCCAGCGGTCGTGAATATCCGTACGACTGAAAAAATCATGGTTCAGCAGAATCAAGGTGGCATTCCTGGAATGCCTGAAGATCAAGCAGAATTTTTTCGTCGCTTCTTTGGCGTGCCAATTCCGGGCATTCCCAATGGACCTAAACAAGCACAACCCAATCCTGGCAAACCACAAGAAGCAGACCGTGGCGTTGGGTCTGGTTTCATTATTGAATCCAATGGTTTGATTCTGACAAACGCACACGTGGTTGAGGGCGCGACGACGATCTATGTGACACTGACAGATAAACGTGAGTTCAAAGCGAAGCTATTGGGTATGGATAAGCGTACCGATGTTGCGGTTGTCAAAATTGAAGCCCGTGATTTGCCTAAGATGCCTTTAGGTGATTCGTCTAAGGTGCGAGTAGGTGAGTGGGTCTTGGCAATTGGCTCCCCCTTTGGACTTGAGAACACTGTGACTGCAGGCATTGTTTCTGCAAAGAGTCGTGATACTGGCGATTACTTGCCCTTTATCCAGACTGACGTTGCGGTTAACCCTGGTAATTCTGGTGGTCCATTGCTCAATACTGCAGGTCAAGTGATTGGTATCAACTCTCAGATCTTTAGTCGCTCTGGCGGCTACATGGGAATCTCATTTGCAATTCCGATTGATGAAGCTATGCGGGTTGCTGATCAGTTGCGTACCAATGGGAAAATGACACGCGGTCGTATTGGTGTTGCTTTGGGTGAGATGACAAAAGAAGTGGCTGAGAGCTTAGGCTTGGGTAAGCCCCGTGGCGCGTATGTTCGCAATGTTGAGCCTGGCGGTCCTGCTGCTTCCGGAGGAATTGAGGCGGGCGATGTCATCTTGAGTTTTAATGGTCGCGAAATTGCAAAATCTACTGACTTACCAAGAGTAGTTGGCGATACCAAGCCAGGCACTTCTGTGCCCGTGCAAGTTTGGCGCAAAGGTGCAACACGCGAACTTAATGTCACCGTAACTGATACTGAGTCTGCACAAGCTGCTAAAAAGTCTGATGCACCCGCTGTAAATGGCAATAGTGCAAACACCTTGGGTGTGACAGTGACTGATTTATCGGACGCTAAAAAGAAGGATCTGAATATCAAGGGCGGGGTAGAAGTAACCGGTTTGGGCGATGGCCCTCTGGGTAAAGCAGGGGTTCGTCCTGGCGATGTGATTATTCGGATAGCTGATGCCGATGTTTTAGGGGTAAAGCAATTTGAGGCCCTGGTGAAAGGCCTGGATGCAAATAAGGCTGTTCCAGTCTTTATCCGCCGTGCTGATAGCACTTTAGTCATTCCTGTCAGGCCAAAATAA
- the era gene encoding GTPase Era: MGKSTLLNALVGQKISITSRKAQTTRHRILGIQNREEAQFIFIDTPGFQTRLMNTLNKALNRTVTTALQDVNVACFVVEAGYFGEDDKKVLKLLPDDLPVVLVLNKLDLFNSRFQTPSERDQALLNFMKEMSKPWCELGGHEDQQCEFAEIVPMSAKSPGDIERLLDVLEGYLPEAPAVYDGDTITDRSERFLAAEILREKVFRFTGEELPYTSTVVIDQFKMDGKMRRIAATILVDRDSHKAMIIGQKGERLKKISTDARIDMEKLFDGKVFLETWVKVKRGWADDRAELRAQGLE, encoded by the coding sequence ATGGGCAAATCCACATTGCTTAATGCATTGGTTGGTCAAAAGATTAGCATTACTTCACGCAAAGCGCAGACAACCCGTCATCGCATTTTGGGTATTCAGAATCGTGAAGAAGCTCAGTTTATCTTTATCGATACACCAGGCTTTCAGACGCGTTTGATGAATACACTCAATAAAGCATTGAACCGGACGGTTACCACTGCTTTGCAAGATGTGAATGTGGCTTGCTTTGTGGTTGAGGCAGGTTATTTTGGTGAAGATGATAAGAAGGTGTTGAAGTTGCTACCAGATGACTTGCCGGTAGTGCTCGTATTAAATAAGTTGGACTTGTTTAATAGCCGTTTTCAGACACCGTCTGAGCGCGACCAAGCCTTGCTCAACTTTATGAAAGAAATGTCCAAGCCTTGGTGTGAATTGGGTGGTCATGAAGATCAACAGTGTGAGTTCGCTGAAATCGTGCCAATGAGTGCCAAGAGTCCTGGCGATATCGAACGCTTATTGGATGTGCTTGAAGGTTATTTACCTGAAGCGCCAGCAGTCTATGATGGCGACACGATTACCGATCGTAGTGAGCGCTTTCTGGCTGCGGAGATTTTGCGTGAAAAAGTATTCCGCTTCACTGGGGAAGAATTGCCCTACACCTCTACTGTAGTAATTGATCAATTTAAGATGGATGGCAAGATGCGCCGCATTGCTGCAACCATCTTGGTGGATCGCGATAGTCATAAAGCCATGATCATCGGTCAAAAGGGTGAGCGTCTGAAAAAGATTTCTACCGATGCCCGCATCGATATGGAAAAGCTCTTTGATGGCAAAGTCTTTTTGGAGACTTGGGTCAAAGTGAAACGTGGCTGGGCTGATGATCGCGCTGAATTGCGGGCGCAAGGTCTGGAATAA
- the rnc gene encoding ribonuclease III, producing the protein MNARAVIETAPLQERLGYIFKRPELLNQALTHRSHSKKNNERLEFLGDSILNCVVADLLYERYSDLDEGDLSRVRANLVKQQALYEIAQTLSLSDYLRLGEGELKSGGFRRPSILADTLEAVTGAIFLDGGFDAAKDCLRKLYSVILAQVDPKTLGKDDKTLLQECLQSYQLPLPTYNVTGTTGAAHNQQFEVECLIPSLKVSVKGEGASRRAAEQSAAKAALAAVLKALPQESRKPKKTRSAKKKAAKKEATEEQLNLKLKG; encoded by the coding sequence ATGAATGCGCGCGCCGTCATCGAAACCGCACCGCTTCAAGAGCGCCTCGGCTATATCTTTAAGAGGCCTGAACTCCTAAATCAAGCGCTGACTCACCGCAGTCATAGCAAAAAAAACAATGAGCGCTTAGAGTTTTTGGGCGATTCGATTCTCAATTGCGTTGTTGCTGATTTGCTCTACGAGCGTTACTCTGATTTAGACGAGGGTGACCTGTCTCGTGTACGTGCTAATTTAGTTAAGCAGCAAGCTTTGTATGAGATTGCGCAAACATTGTCATTGTCTGACTATCTCCGGTTAGGTGAAGGTGAGCTCAAGAGTGGTGGCTTCCGTCGCCCATCTATTTTGGCCGATACTTTAGAGGCCGTTACAGGCGCAATCTTTTTGGATGGTGGTTTTGATGCCGCAAAAGATTGCTTGCGTAAGTTGTACTCGGTGATCTTGGCTCAAGTTGATCCTAAAACCCTAGGTAAGGATGACAAGACACTGTTGCAAGAGTGTTTGCAGAGCTATCAATTGCCGTTGCCGACCTATAACGTGACTGGCACAACCGGTGCCGCACATAATCAGCAATTTGAAGTAGAGTGCTTGATTCCGAGTTTGAAGGTGTCAGTCAAAGGCGAGGGAGCCTCGCGCCGCGCCGCTGAACAATCCGCCGCTAAGGCGGCGTTGGCTGCTGTCTTGAAGGCATTACCTCAAGAATCTCGTAAGCCAAAGAAAACTCGGTCTGCCAAGAAAAAAGCAGCAAAGAAAGAGGCAACCGAAGAGCAGTTAAATCTTAAGCTGAAGGGCTAA
- the lepB gene encoding signal peptidase I, giving the protein MNFALILFILVIVSGIAWVADKMYFAPQRKVAGIDRMPLWLEYTAGFFPVICAVFVLRSFIVEPFKIPSGSMIPTLQIGDFILVNKFTYGIRLPVINQKVVDLGSPKRGDVIVFRYPRDESVDYIKRVVALPGDVISYEDKRLTINGQPLQYSGGESYLDPENMRYAKRFTETFPADLGGNRHEILNDPDRPATVFPTERFPGSEFCQYQPTGLTCKVPAGHYFAMGDNRDNSADSRYWGFVPDKNIVGRAFFVWLNLGNLGRIGGFE; this is encoded by the coding sequence ATGAACTTCGCTCTCATTCTCTTCATTTTGGTGATCGTATCGGGCATTGCTTGGGTTGCCGACAAGATGTACTTCGCACCCCAAAGAAAAGTCGCTGGCATTGATCGTATGCCACTGTGGTTGGAGTACACCGCAGGTTTCTTCCCCGTCATTTGTGCAGTATTTGTATTGCGCTCTTTCATTGTTGAGCCCTTTAAGATCCCATCGGGCTCTATGATCCCAACCTTGCAGATCGGCGACTTCATTTTGGTGAACAAATTCACCTATGGCATCCGTTTGCCGGTAATTAATCAAAAGGTGGTTGATTTAGGATCGCCTAAGCGCGGTGATGTGATTGTGTTCCGTTACCCACGTGATGAGTCTGTTGATTACATCAAGCGTGTCGTTGCTTTGCCAGGTGATGTGATTAGTTATGAAGATAAGCGCTTAACAATTAATGGTCAGCCATTGCAATATAGCGGTGGCGAGTCTTATCTTGACCCTGAAAATATGCGTTACGCCAAACGCTTTACAGAAACATTCCCAGCGGACCTTGGTGGTAATCGTCATGAGATTTTGAACGATCCCGATCGTCCAGCAACCGTGTTCCCAACTGAGCGCTTCCCTGGCTCTGAATTTTGCCAATATCAACCAACAGGCCTCACTTGTAAGGTGCCTGCGGGGCATTACTTCGCAATGGGTGATAACCGAGATAACAGCGCTGACTCTCGTTACTGGGGCTTCGTGCCGGATAAAAATATCGTTGGTAGAGCTTTCTTTGTATGGCTAAACCTAGGTAATTTAGGCCGTATCGGTGGGTTTGAGTAA
- the pdxJ gene encoding pyridoxine 5'-phosphate synthase, which yields MTALELGINIDHVATLRNARGTVYPDPLIAAQLAEEAGADLITLHLREDRRHIKDADLLALRPLIKTRMNLECAVTPEMLNIACKVKPHDVCLVPEKREEVTTEGGLDVLGKFEAVKAATKQLKEAGIRVSLFIDPEEKQIQAAKEVGATVVELHTGRYADLSGAEQSKELERIRKAAQFGKSIGLRVNAGHGLHEGNVMSIAAIEELSELNIGHAIVAEALFKGWQNAIQDMKALMVRGRHKDHIHPL from the coding sequence ATGACAGCCCTAGAACTCGGTATCAATATTGATCACGTTGCCACCCTTCGTAATGCACGTGGTACGGTGTATCCAGATCCTCTAATAGCTGCGCAATTGGCTGAAGAGGCTGGGGCTGATTTAATTACCCTTCATTTGCGAGAAGATCGTCGCCATATTAAAGACGCGGATTTGTTAGCATTGCGTCCGCTCATTAAGACGCGCATGAATCTTGAGTGTGCTGTTACTCCTGAAATGCTCAATATCGCCTGCAAGGTTAAGCCTCATGATGTCTGTTTGGTGCCTGAGAAGCGTGAAGAAGTGACTACTGAAGGTGGTTTGGATGTCTTAGGTAAATTTGAGGCAGTCAAAGCAGCAACTAAGCAATTAAAAGAAGCTGGTATACGCGTTTCACTATTTATTGATCCAGAGGAGAAACAAATTCAGGCGGCAAAAGAGGTTGGTGCCACCGTCGTGGAATTACATACCGGTCGTTATGCCGATTTATCTGGCGCTGAACAAAGCAAAGAGCTAGAGCGTATTCGTAAGGCGGCGCAATTTGGTAAGAGCATTGGCCTCAGAGTGAACGCTGGCCATGGTTTGCATGAAGGTAATGTGATGTCTATTGCAGCTATTGAAGAATTATCTGAGCTCAATATTGGTCACGCGATTGTGGCTGAGGCTTTATTTAAAGGTTGGCAAAATGCGATCCAGGATATGAAAGCCCTGATGGTTCGCGGTCGACACAAAGATCACATTCATCCTCTTTGA